DNA from Candidatus Ishikawaella capsulata Mpkobe:
AGATGCTTATAAAAGATTAATTTTTATAAAAAATTACCTGGCAAGACATGAATATGCAATAGTACGTTTTTACTATGATCAGAAAAATTATATTTCTGTTATTAATCGTGTAGAACAAATGTTACGTGATTATTCAGATACCCAAGCAACGCGAGATGCTCTCTTTTTTATGAAAGACTCTTGCAAGAGACTGAATTTAAATACAAAATTAAAAGAAATAGATCAAATTATTGAAATTAATCATCTTATAAGACCTATTAGAAGACCCATTAAAGAATATTTATATCAATTTAAATTGAAAGCAATGTAATTTTGTACTTTAAATTATGGGGAAAAAAAATTTATAAAAAATGCCCATATGTTTGTTTTATTGGAATTATATAATATACCTTTTTTGAGATTATCAGTGAACATATTAAAACATTGTCGCAATTACGTGGCATTAAATTTAGAGAAGTGCATGCACCACTAAAATCAAGCAACAGATTTTATCGCTAATGGGGTTTTCAACACAATATAGGCAGCAGTTTATACTACAAAAAGTATATGTAGTATCAAGTAACTAATATTTAAAAAAATATTGAATAAATTACGGTAAATAAAAAATCCTAGATGTTAATGATATATAAATTTGGTTAAACCATTAAAAATAAATACTCTATAACATCCATATAAGTTTGATATCAGCTAAATATAAGCGTATATATACATATAGTGATAGTGCGATAAAAATCTTTTCTTTGACTCCATAGTTTATGGAATATTATATGCATGTCTGTCATTTAATTCCTGATAATAAATTAATTTACCACAATAAAAACAAGCAGGTTTATTGTAAATACTTAACCATTATGAACGAAATATCGAACATAGAGATATGGGATATTATACGCTATTTTAGGATAATTGTCGCCTATTTAGAAAATATACAGCACAATTTACTGGAGAAAATTCATAATTCTTCAGCTAGTAAAATTACTCGCATTGCTTTTTTGGGTCCAAAAGGTTCTTTTTCTTATCTAGCCGCTTGCAATTACGCTTCTCGATTATGTAAGAAAATAGTTGAAGTTAGCTGTATTAAATTTCGAGACATTATCAATAAAGTAGAAAATCAGCAAGCTGAATATGCAATTTTACCTCTTGAAAATAGCACATCTGGTTCTATTAATGATGTATATGATCTTTTACCATACACCAAACTTTCAATCGTTAATGAAATTATTTTACCTATTGATCATTGTATATTAGTATCTACTAAAACTGATTTGCAAAAAATTAAAACTATTTATAGTCACGTGCAACCTTTTCAACAATGTAGTAATTTTATTAATAGTTTTCCTCATTGGAATATTAAATATACACAAAGCACAGCTGCAGCAATGCAAACCGTGTCCCTACTAAACTCTCCTCAAGTAGCTGCATTAGGTAGTGAAGTAGGTGGCAAAATTTATAACTTACAGGTAGTAGCCCGTAATTTAGCTAATGAATGCAGAAATATCACCAGATTTATTGTATTAGCTCGTAAACCCATTAAAGTTGATGAACATATACCAGCTAAAACAACCATAATGATAGTAACTAAACCCAGACAAGGTGCATTACTAGATGCTTTACTTATTTTACATCAGAATAATTTGGCTATGAGTAAATTAGAATCTAGACCTATTCCGGGTAATCCTTGGGAAGAAATATTTTTTATTGATATTAAACACAATTTAAACTCAGAAGATATGAAACAAGCCATAAAAGAACTAAAACTAATGTCAAGCTTAATAAAAGTACTTGGATGTTATCCAGCAGAAATGGTAGTAACCATTCACAAAGAGTAATATTTTAACGATTATCATTAGCAGTTTGTAATAAACCCCGACTTTCAATTAAAAACCTTTTAGCATAAGGGCCAAACCAATCTTCTATACGACGAAAACTATTTATAAAAGCTTTTTTATTTCCTATTTCTAACAATTTAATAGCCTTTCCAAAACGTGAATAGTATCTTCTAATAAGAGAAATATTCATTTTTGAAGACATAATTATATCAGCATAAAGTTGTGGGCTTTGTGCAAATAATCTTCCTACCATTATTAGTTCTAATCGGTATATTGGGGAAGAAAGTGCTAAGAGCTGCGGTAAATTAGAGTTTTCTTCTACTAAATGTAGTCCGTAAACAAAAGTAGTAAAATGACGTAATGCTTGAATAAACGCCATGTTTTTATCATGTTCAATTGCATTCATATAGTGAATACATACACCCCACACTTGGATTTGTTCTAAAAAACATTGATAAATTTCCGGTTGACGTCCATGACAACAAATGATTACTTGCTTAGCTAAGTTATCGGTATCTGGACCAAACATTGGATGTAACCCTAGCACTGGACCTTTATGAACTTTTAACATTGCTTGTAAAGGTTTCTCCTTTATAGAAGATAAATCTACTAAAATACAGTCTTTAGGTAATTTAGGTAATTTATATATTACTTCTTCCGTCAAATGAAGAGGAACGCTAATAATCACCATGCCAGCATTTAACAAAATGTTTGGTTGTTTCCAATTATCTTTATCAAAAATTTTAACTTTATAACCAGATAACTTTAACATCTTTTTGAATAAACGACCCATTTGGCCTTTTCCACCAACAATAACAATTGATCTCAAAGTAGGACATAGCGTTTTAAAACCTTTATCATTTTCATTACTATATGACTCTCGCATTATACGACGTAATATATCTTCTATCAATTCAGGAGAGATTCCTAAATCTTCTGCTTCTTTACGACGTGAAGCTAACAAAGATGCTTCACGATCGGGGACATAAATAGGTAAACCATACCGACTTTTCACTTCTCCTACTTGAGCAACAAGCCTTAACCTCTTCGCTAAAATCTCAAGCAGAGCCTTATCATTTTGGTCAATCTTATTACGCAAGCACATTAATTCACTTACCATACTTCATTAGACCTCATAACCGATACGTCATGATAGTAATCTTTCCGGAAGATTGTCATAAATCATATATAATAACTTTTCAGTCGTTTCCCAGTCAATACAAGCATCAGTAACAGAAACTCCATATTTCATTTTCTCTTTAGGTTTATCTGTTGATTGATTACCTTCATATAAATTACTTTCCAGCATTAATCCAATAATAGAAATATTACCATCTTTAATTTGTTGAAGAACAGATTGAGCAACAATAGGTTGACGTCGAAAATCTTTATTAGAATTATCATGACTACAATCTATCATTAAAGCAGGATGCAATCCAGCTTTAAGCATTTCTTGTTCGCAATGAAAAACATCTTCTGGTTCATAATTAGGTAGTTTCCCCCCCCGTAGGATAACATGACCATCAGGATTACCTTGAGTTTGCAATAAGCAAACTTGCCCAGACTGATTAATACCCATAAATCTGTGTGGCATAGCAGCAGCACGCATAGCATTAATAGCAGTACATAAACTGCCATCCGTACTATTTTTAAAACCTACAGGCATGGAGAGACCAGAAGCCATTTCACGATGAGTTTGAGATTCCGTAGTACGTGCACCAATTGCCGACCAACTAAATAGATCACCTAAATATTGAGGGCTGTTTGGATCAAGTGCTTCTGTTGCTAATGGTAAACCTATTTCAATAATATTGATTAAAAGTTGCCTTGCAATATGTAAGCCTTTTTCCATATCGCATGAGTTATCCATATAGGGATCATTAATTAACCCTTTCCAGCCAATAGTAGTTCTAGGTTTTTCAAAATAAACTCGCATAACAATATATAATTTATCTTGTAACTGCATGGAAAGATTTTTCAATCTAGTTGCATAATCAATTGCCGCTTCAGGATCATGAATAGAACATGGTCCACAGACTATCAGAAAACGTAAGTCACGACCTGCAATAATATTAGAAATAATTTGACGTGATTCCGCAATTTGTCTTTCTTGTAGTCTAGTAAGAGGAAACTTAATCTTTAGTTCTTGCGGTGTAATAAGAATTTTTTCATCAGAAATATGCACATTATTGAGCGCATCTCTTTGCATTTTTTAATCCTTTTACTCATATGTGTTTAATAGAATCCTTTAAAATTAAGGGGTGTGATTTACTGTAAATCATAAAAGATGCAATACAGATTGCATCATCCCTTATTGACTTAAGGAATAATATTATAGATATATCATAAACATGATGCTTTACATAGAATAAAATTCTATTTAACTTTAATTAAGTAATTATAATAAATTAATTTATTAATTTTTATAAAATACTGTATTTAACATACACAATTTTATTTATAAAAAATATTATTCACTTTTAATTAAGACGTTCTTTAATACGAGCTGCTTTTCCAGTGTGTTTTCTTAAATAATATAATTTAGCTTTACCAACACATCCTTTCCGTTTAATAATAATACTATCTATTACTGGAGAATGAAATGGGAATACACGTTCAACTCCTTCACCATGAGATACTTTACGAACTGTAAACGCTGACTGAAAACTGCGATTACGAATAGCAATTACTACACCTTCAAAAGCTTGTAAACGCTTTTTAGATCCTTCTACGACCCATACTTTTACTTCTATAGTATCACCAATATTAAAATTAGGCATAGTTTTTTTCATTTGTCTGGCTTCAATTTCTTTAATCAAATCACTCATCATAGTAATCCTTATTTTAAATTAAGATGATTTATTTTGATAATCACGCTGAAATTCCATTAACAATTTTAATTGTTCTGAAGTTAAAGGCAGGCTTTGTAATAATTTAGGTCTTCTTAACCAAGTACGACCTAACGACTGTTTTAAACGCCAATAATAAATATTTTTATGATTTCCAGATAATAGCACTGATGGAACTTCCATTCCTTCTAATACTGCCGGACGTGTATAATGGGGACAATCTAGTAAACCCTGCTGCGAAAATGAATCAGCATCTAATGAAGCTGCTGTACCTACAATTCCAGGAATATATCGTGCGACGGAATCAATTAATACCATTGCTGGTAATTCTCCTCCACTAAGCACATAATCACCTATTGATAATTCTTCATCAATTTCCGACTCAATCACACGTTCATCAATACCTTTATAGCGTCCACATACTAAAATAAGTCGCTTATAAGAAGCTAATTTACGCACAGTATTCTGAGTAAGTTTTTTCCCTTGAGCAGAGAGATAAATTACTTTAATTGGATAACCATCATAATCGTTATCTAATTTAGCTGCCTGAATAGCCTGTTTTAAAGGTTGTGGCATCATCAGCATACCTGGTCCTCCACCATAAGGTGGACTATCTACACTACGATAATTATCACTTGTGAAATTACGAGGATTCCATATCTTAATTTGAAGTTGACCATGTTTTACTGCCCGACCAATTATTCCGTACTTTGTAATAGCATCAAACATTCTTTCAAATAAACTGATAATACCTATCCTCATTAGATTTTCCAATATATTACATATAAATTAAAAATTCTGGTCCCAATCTACTTCTATTATCTTTAACAGAAGATTAACTTTTTTAATTACTCTATCCTTTATAAAAGGAATTAGTTGTTCATTGATTAATGAAGAATTAGATTGAGTCCCATGAACTACCAAAACGTCGTTTGAACCTGTTTCCATTAAGTTAATGACTCTTCCTACTATATGATAGCTTTCATGGTGCACTATGGTACAACCAATTAAATCCTTCCAGTAATAACCTTCATCTAAAATAGGAAGTTGTGTTGTTTCAATCATTATTTTATAATTGGTTAGTCTTTCAGCCATACTTCGATCGTTTATATCTTGAATCTTGACTATTAAACTATTTTTATAAAATTTCCATTTTTCTACAGTGATTTTTTTCCAAGAGTTTTGAAAATAAACCAACCAAGGTTGATAATTAATAACATTTGTCATACTTTCAGTAAACGAACGCAATTTCAACCAACCTCTAATACTATAAGCAGAAGTAAATTTACCTATGACCAAACGATTAGAATAAATTTTGTCATTCATTAATCATTTTGATATTTTTTGATTAATGATTGAACACGATTAGATAATTGGGCTCCTTTACTAATCCAATAAGCAATACGGTTTAGATCTAAACGCATGGGAATAGATCTTCCAGAAGAAATAGGATTAAAGAATCCTATACGTTCAATAAATTTACCATTGCGAGCTTTACGACAATCAGTGACGACAATTTGGAAAAATGGACGTTTTTTAGCTCCGTGATATGCTAAACGAATTTTTACCATCATATTCTCCTTAATTAAATGAAATAATTAATGGTTTGTGAATAATCATATTAATTTTTTTGAAAAAGCATCTTTTTTAGGTTATGGATCATCTTAGACATCTTACTTTTCTTTAAGGTACTTATCATTTTTTCTATGTCATGAAATTGCTTGAGTAATCGATTTACATCTTGTACATGCAGTCCCGCTCCAGTAGCTATTCTACGTTTACGAGAACTTTTAATAATTTCTGGATGTTCGCGTTCTTGATTAGTCATAGATTTAATAATAGCTTCCATTTTTATCATTGCTTGATCATTAATTGGTAATTGCATATTATATGATACTTTTTTTATTGCTGGAAGCTTATCTAATAAGTTAGCCATACCTCCAATACTTCGCATATACTGCAATTGTTCTAAAAAATCATTTAGACTAAAATATTTATTACTTTGTAATTTTTTCGCTAAATTTTCTGCTTTTTGTAAATTAACTTTACTTTCAATATCATCAATTAATGATAAAATATCACCCATTCCCAATATACGTGATGCAATCCGTTCTGGAGAAAACACTTCTAATGCATCAATTTTTTCACCTACACCAATAAACTTAATAGGTTTACCCGTAATATAGCATACTGATAATACAGCACCTCCCCGCGCATCACTATCAACTTTAGTTAAAATTATTCCTGTTATAGGCAAAATATTATTAAATGCTTTTCCTATATTAGCTGCATTTTGGCCAATAGTAGCATCGAGAACAAATAGCGTTTCTATTGGATTAACTTCTGTATGTATTTGTTTAATTTCTTCTATAAGAATTTCATTAATATGTGAACAACCAGGAGTATCTATTAATAAAACATCGTAGAAATTTATTTTTGCGTAATTTAAAGCACCATTAGCAATATTAATTGGTTTATCTTCAGTATTGCTGGCGTAAAAATCTATACCAGCTTGGTGTGCTAATAACTCTAATTGTTTAATTGCTGCGGGACGGTATACATCCAATGAAACCACTAAAACTTTCTTTTTGCGTTTTTCCTGAATAAGTTTACCGAGTTTACCGACACTAGTTGTTTTACCAACTCCTTGTAGACCAGCTAGTAGTATTACTGCTGGTGGTTGTATTGCTAAGTTTAAGTTAATATTATCAGCACTAATAGCTTTAATTAACTCACGTTGAATTATTTTAATAAAAGTTTGCCCCGGAGTTAAATTTTTATTAATATCTTGACCTAATGCAACAATTTTCACTTTATTAATAAATTCACGCACTACCGGTAATGCAACATCTGCTTCAAGCAATGTCATACGAACATTGCGTAATGTATCTTCGATATTATTTTCAGTTAGTCTTCCTGAACCTTGGATTTTATGTAAAGATAGAGATAAACTATTAGTTAAATTATCAAACATTATTTTTAACTCAATTTATAATTAATAACAAAATTAGTTATATAAAGCATATTAAATTATATAATCATAATATATCAATGTTATTAAGATTACATCTTTCATACAAAATTAATTTGTAGGTGTAGGTCTGCAAATAATCTATCTTAAAATAATTAATTTGAAATCCTTTCTTATTTAATAGGTTATGTCTATAAGACATGTATGATATTTTTAAAACCTATTAATAATTTTACATATAAAGGAAGTATCATATTGAAACATTTTTCAATAACTACTTTAAATTTTTGTTCATTTTTATAATGATATTGATTTCATCGTGGTTTGCCAGTGCTGAAACTAGTATGATTATTTTTAATAGAGATACATTCTATCACAACGCTAAAATGGTAACCATAATGCTAAACGTGTTAAGTAACTTAAAAAAAATACTCATTCATTAATCAGTATTATACTTATTGGTAATAATATTACTTAATAAATATATTAGCTTCGTCATTAGCGACTATTATGGGGATAACTTTATATGGTGGCAATACTTGTATATTGCTATTGTAACTTATATACTAATATTTATAGTATTAATTTTTACTGAAATTTTATATAAAACTATTGCCTCTTTATCTCCATCAAAAATAGCTTATTTAGTATTTTTTCTACTTAAATATATAATGTTACCATTAATAATATCACTAACATTTTAGAGTATTAAATGATACAAGTCGGCTTTAAGCACAGAATAGCTACGCTATGTAGTTTATATTATTATCATACGTCAGAAAATTGCTATTTTCAACATTAATAAATATAATACTGTTATTACTTTAACTAAGTAAATTAACATATAAATATGTAGTAATATTTCACAATTATTTAGATGATGCTTTGAGTATATTCTTTTAAAGATAGCTGATCCAATAGACCATATCTCAGACAGAAGGAACACATTTAAATATTCAATTATTTAATTTTACCTATAATAAAATTATAGGATAGTAGTCCATTAATATGGACAAAGGTCTAATAAATATTGAAGACATTTTTAAATAAATTATCTGATATGTTAGTAAATCGATTACATATTCGTTAGCAAATAATAGTTCCGTAACGGTATAAGGTAACGCTAATGTCAGAGAAATTAATAAAATACTTACGAATTATTAACGGTATGGTATTATGCGAGATAATATGGTTAAACCAGTTAAAATCAGCGAACATATTTATTAATTATATTTATAAAAATATCTAATCAATTACATTCTGGTTGCATTTTTGTTGGCAGTTCAAGATTTTTATTATAATTGATTTGTATTCCTTTTTCTAAGACATGTCGTGCAATGTGGTGAGCTTCCTCTAAAGAATGCATTTTATAACTACCACATTGATATTTATTTAATTCTGGAATAGATTTTTGATCTTTTACATTAAGAACATCTTTCATAGATAATTTCCAAGAAAATAATACCACCTCCTCTTTTGGAAAACCAATTAAGCTCATATAAAATCCAGTACGACAGCCCATGGGAGAAATATCAATAATATCAGCTGTAGATAAATGCTGTCTCATGAAATTAGCAAATAAATGTTCTAAAGTATGGATTCCTTTTTCAGGCATTATTTCTTTATTCGGAACGCAAAAACGTAGATCAAAAACAGTAATGGTATCTCCATGAAAAGTATGCATAATTTTAGCCATTCTGATGGCTGGTGCAGTCATACGGGTATGATCTATTTTAAAGCTATCTAGTAATGGCATTATTTACCTTCTTTTTGCATTATTAGGCACGTTAATTTTTAAATAATCTAGAATACTTAACTTATTAGTAGTATAAAGAATCTAGATAACGTTCAAATTCCATACAATCATTTTTTTCAATTTTATGTTGGCTTTCAATGGACTCTTTTAACTGGCGCAGAAAATCTTGTTGTGAAAGAATTTCCAATGATTCATTTTTTAATAAAGAATAATGATTCTCTGCTAACATCATTGCAGTAGTAAGGAAACCTTCTGTTTTTATCCGATGTAATATGCGAGCAGAATACGTAAGTTCAGGATTTTCAAAGAATTTGATGAATTTATTACAAACATTTTGATACTGCATATCTCCTTCATTAGTATCTAAAATTTTTGCTAAATAATATAAGTCGTTAAAAATTCTTTTACCTATTTCCAGTAATGTGCACTTATCTTTACCACCGTTAAGATCAATTTCTAAATTTGGTTTTCTTCCCTCCAAACTAATCTTATTCCAATTTTTACGATTAGAATGAAGTTCTTCTTTAGTCATTTTAGATTGATTAGTTAAACTACACCAAATGAGGAAAAGATCTAAAAAACGTATTTGATCATAATTTATTCCAATAGTAGAAAATGGATTAATATCTAATGAACGTATTTCAATATATTCAATTCCTTTCTGTAATAACAAGTCTCTTCCTGGATTAGCAGAATTACTAAAGCGTTTAGGGCGAACAGGAACATACAATTCATTTTCAGTTTGAAGAACATTTGCATTCAGCTGTAATAAATGATTGTTTTTATCTCTTATTCCTATTTTCAGATAATCATCGGATGGAGTGTTAATAGCATTATTCAAAGTATCAACGTATTCTTCTAAGGAGTTATAAGTAAAGTCCAAAACATTTTTTTTATTATTATAACCTACATTACTTAGACGTAATGATGTTGCATAAGGTAGCCATAATATTTCTTTTCCATCAGTCTCAAAGCATAAGTTGGTTTTGCGTCCTTCTAAAAAACTGGAATGCATCGCGGGGGAAGCACCAAACAAATATGGTATAATCCAGCCGAAACGGTAATAATTGCGAATTAAAGTTAAATAACCAGATGATATATCCTCTGTAGTTATATTTGTTTTACCCAGAGACTTTTGCCAAAAAGCAATAGGTAAAGAAAAATTATAATGAACCCCAGCAATAATTTGCATCATAGCTCCGTAGCGATTTTTTAATCCTCTACGATACAAAGTTTTCATTCTGCCAATATTGGATTTTCCATACTCGGCTAATTTAATTTTGTTAGGATCATTAATTATGCAAGGCATACTAAAAGGCCACATTCTTTCTTGTGTTAATTCTTGTGCCACATAACGATGAAGATCTGATAAAAATCTTACTAGATAATTGATATCATCAATATCATCTCTAGGTGTAACTAATTCAAGTAAAGCTTCTGCAAAATCTGTGGTAATCCATTGATGTGTGAGAGCAGAACCCAATGAAGTAGGATGGGAAGTATCTGTTAAAGATCCATCCTGTTTAACACGTAGAGTTTCACGTTCAATTCCACGACAAATACCTTTAAGAGTACCTGGATATTTTTTTAACTCTACCAATGTTTTAGATAGATCAGGAATCACTTTAACCTCCTCCTGCAAGATGACTAGTAGTTATAGCATACTAAATATGCTCTTTTACTGTAGATTATTCAATAATATTTGATACAGAATTTTTCTAAAAAATTTTTATTTACTTTAAATATTGCACATACTGAAAAGAAACCTACAGACTTTTATCATATACATGATTTTAATCAAATATATTTTGGAGAAAATAAGTATTTTTCTTATGTTAATTCA
Protein-coding regions in this window:
- the ffh gene encoding signal recognition particle protein, coding for MFDNLTNSLSLSLHKIQGSGRLTENNIEDTLRNVRMTLLEADVALPVVREFINKVKIVALGQDINKNLTPGQTFIKIIQRELIKAISADNINLNLAIQPPAVILLAGLQGVGKTTSVGKLGKLIQEKRKKKVLVVSLDVYRPAAIKQLELLAHQAGIDFYASNTEDKPINIANGALNYAKINFYDVLLIDTPGCSHINEILIEEIKQIHTEVNPIETLFVLDATIGQNAANIGKAFNNILPITGIILTKVDSDARGGAVLSVCYITGKPIKFIGVGEKIDALEVFSPERIASRILGMGDILSLIDDIESKVNLQKAENLAKKLQSNKYFSLNDFLEQLQYMRSIGGMANLLDKLPAIKKVSYNMQLPINDQAMIKMEAIIKSMTNQEREHPEIIKSSRKRRIATGAGLHVQDVNRLLKQFHDIEKMISTLKKSKMSKMIHNLKKMLFQKN
- a CDS encoding prephenate dehydratase domain-containing protein — its product is MHVCHLIPDNKLIYHNKNKQVYCKYLTIMNEISNIEIWDIIRYFRIIVAYLENIQHNLLEKIHNSSASKITRIAFLGPKGSFSYLAACNYASRLCKKIVEVSCIKFRDIINKVENQQAEYAILPLENSTSGSINDVYDLLPYTKLSIVNEIILPIDHCILVSTKTDLQKIKTIYSHVQPFQQCSNFINSFPHWNIKYTQSTAAAMQTVSLLNSPQVAALGSEVGGKIYNLQVVARNLANECRNITRFIVLARKPIKVDEHIPAKTTIMIVTKPRQGALLDALLILHQNNLAMSKLESRPIPGNPWEEIFFIDIKHNLNSEDMKQAIKELKLMSSLIKVLGCYPAEMVVTIHKE
- the rpsP gene encoding 30S ribosomal protein S16, whose translation is MVKIRLAYHGAKKRPFFQIVVTDCRKARNGKFIERIGFFNPISSGRSIPMRLDLNRIAYWISKGAQLSNRVQSLIKKYQND
- the rplS gene encoding 50S ribosomal protein L19, producing MSDLIKEIEARQMKKTMPNFNIGDTIEVKVWVVEGSKKRLQAFEGVVIAIRNRSFQSAFTVRKVSHGEGVERVFPFHSPVIDSIIIKRKGCVGKAKLYYLRKHTGKAARIKERLN
- the luxS gene encoding S-ribosylhomocysteine lyase, which gives rise to MPLLDSFKIDHTRMTAPAIRMAKIMHTFHGDTITVFDLRFCVPNKEIMPEKGIHTLEHLFANFMRQHLSTADIIDISPMGCRTGFYMSLIGFPKEEVVLFSWKLSMKDVLNVKDQKSIPELNKYQCGSYKMHSLEEAHHIARHVLEKGIQINYNKNLELPTKMQPECN
- the gshA gene encoding glutamate--cysteine ligase, whose translation is MIPDLSKTLVELKKYPGTLKGICRGIERETLRVKQDGSLTDTSHPTSLGSALTHQWITTDFAEALLELVTPRDDIDDINYLVRFLSDLHRYVAQELTQERMWPFSMPCIINDPNKIKLAEYGKSNIGRMKTLYRRGLKNRYGAMMQIIAGVHYNFSLPIAFWQKSLGKTNITTEDISSGYLTLIRNYYRFGWIIPYLFGASPAMHSSFLEGRKTNLCFETDGKEILWLPYATSLRLSNVGYNNKKNVLDFTYNSLEEYVDTLNNAINTPSDDYLKIGIRDKNNHLLQLNANVLQTENELYVPVRPKRFSNSANPGRDLLLQKGIEYIEIRSLDINPFSTIGINYDQIRFLDLFLIWCSLTNQSKMTKEELHSNRKNWNKISLEGRKPNLEIDLNGGKDKCTLLEIGKRIFNDLYYLAKILDTNEGDMQYQNVCNKFIKFFENPELTYSARILHRIKTEGFLTTAMMLAENHYSLLKNESLEILSQQDFLRQLKESIESQHKIEKNDCMEFERYLDSLYY
- the trmD gene encoding tRNA (guanosine(37)-N1)-methyltransferase TrmD; this translates as MRIGIISLFERMFDAITKYGIIGRAVKHGQLQIKIWNPRNFTSDNYRSVDSPPYGGGPGMLMMPQPLKQAIQAAKLDNDYDGYPIKVIYLSAQGKKLTQNTVRKLASYKRLILVCGRYKGIDERVIESEIDEELSIGDYVLSGGELPAMVLIDSVARYIPGIVGTAASLDADSFSQQGLLDCPHYTRPAVLEGMEVPSVLLSGNHKNIYYWRLKQSLGRTWLRRPKLLQSLPLTSEQLKLLMEFQRDYQNKSS
- the tyrA gene encoding bifunctional chorismate mutase/prephenate dehydrogenase — encoded protein: MVSELMCLRNKIDQNDKALLEILAKRLRLVAQVGEVKSRYGLPIYVPDREASLLASRRKEAEDLGISPELIEDILRRIMRESYSNENDKGFKTLCPTLRSIVIVGGKGQMGRLFKKMLKLSGYKVKIFDKDNWKQPNILLNAGMVIISVPLHLTEEVIYKLPKLPKDCILVDLSSIKEKPLQAMLKVHKGPVLGLHPMFGPDTDNLAKQVIICCHGRQPEIYQCFLEQIQVWGVCIHYMNAIEHDKNMAFIQALRHFTTFVYGLHLVEENSNLPQLLALSSPIYRLELIMVGRLFAQSPQLYADIIMSSKMNISLIRRYYSRFGKAIKLLEIGNKKAFINSFRRIEDWFGPYAKRFLIESRGLLQTANDNR
- a CDS encoding 3-deoxy-7-phosphoheptulonate synthase gives rise to the protein MQRDALNNVHISDEKILITPQELKIKFPLTRLQERQIAESRQIISNIIAGRDLRFLIVCGPCSIHDPEAAIDYATRLKNLSMQLQDKLYIVMRVYFEKPRTTIGWKGLINDPYMDNSCDMEKGLHIARQLLINIIEIGLPLATEALDPNSPQYLGDLFSWSAIGARTTESQTHREMASGLSMPVGFKNSTDGSLCTAINAMRAAAMPHRFMGINQSGQVCLLQTQGNPDGHVILRGGKLPNYEPEDVFHCEQEMLKAGLHPALMIDCSHDNSNKDFRRQPIVAQSVLQQIKDGNISIIGLMLESNLYEGNQSTDKPKEKMKYGVSVTDACIDWETTEKLLYMIYDNLPERLLS
- the rimM gene encoding ribosome maturation factor RimM (Essential for efficient processing of 16S rRNA), with product MNDKIYSNRLVIGKFTSAYSIRGWLKLRSFTESMTNVINYQPWLVYFQNSWKKITVEKWKFYKNSLIVKIQDINDRSMAERLTNYKIMIETTQLPILDEGYYWKDLIGCTIVHHESYHIVGRVINLMETGSNDVLVVHGTQSNSSLINEQLIPFIKDRVIKKVNLLLKIIEVDWDQNF